A genomic window from Cryobacterium sp. SO2 includes:
- a CDS encoding AAA family ATPase codes for MSFAQTLDQAFKARLPLLYIETSEEERALEEITRAAQALRRPREVWTWTSATGLIGPDGKGITNTTTPARALDHIVGIPENAIFVFCDLHAYFGTEQRPGDPVIIRKVRETVLELRHADAARALIVTAPVRNIPPELDKLAHLLEFPLPDTTELRAMLTTMIENNSSGSGRIEVKANELSLEALVQAARGLTMSEAENAFARAMVDDGELTSNDIHVVLDEKRQIVSKSGLLDFVTKTLDLDSVGGLNNLKRWLSRRDGSWLAEAEEFGLPAPKGVLITGVPGCGKSLTAKAMAASWGLPLLRLDIGRIFSGLVGSSEQNLRTALATAEAVAPCILWVDEIEKGFSNTTGSGDSGTTARVFGYFLTWMQEKKHPVFVVATANNIQSLPPEFMRKGRFDEIFFVDLPTAVERRAIWTIQLASNATAGNGLANAGPSVVDELVTVSENYSGAEIEQAVIVALYEAFAERRKVTIGDLTQAITNMIPLAVTQSEEVQAIRAWAEVRAVRATGSEDIDPDEDALVGAVAGDSAALSNRRGGRTVDF; via the coding sequence ATGAGTTTCGCCCAGACGCTCGACCAGGCCTTCAAGGCCAGACTGCCGCTGCTGTACATCGAAACGAGCGAGGAAGAACGCGCCCTCGAAGAGATCACCCGCGCCGCCCAGGCGCTCCGCCGCCCCCGCGAGGTGTGGACGTGGACCAGCGCCACCGGACTCATCGGCCCCGACGGCAAGGGCATCACCAACACGACCACACCCGCCAGAGCGCTCGACCACATCGTCGGCATCCCCGAGAACGCGATCTTCGTCTTCTGCGACCTGCACGCCTACTTCGGCACCGAACAGCGGCCGGGCGACCCGGTCATCATCCGCAAGGTGCGCGAGACCGTGCTCGAACTGCGCCACGCGGATGCCGCCAGAGCGCTCATCGTGACGGCGCCGGTTCGCAACATTCCGCCCGAGCTCGACAAGCTCGCGCACCTGCTCGAGTTCCCGCTGCCGGACACGACCGAACTGCGCGCGATGCTCACCACGATGATCGAGAACAACTCCTCAGGCAGCGGCCGGATCGAGGTGAAGGCCAACGAGCTGAGCCTCGAGGCCCTCGTGCAGGCCGCCCGTGGGCTCACCATGTCGGAGGCCGAGAACGCCTTCGCTCGCGCCATGGTCGACGACGGAGAGCTCACCTCGAACGACATCCACGTGGTGCTCGACGAGAAACGCCAGATCGTCAGCAAGTCCGGCCTGCTCGACTTCGTCACCAAGACCCTCGACCTGGACTCCGTGGGCGGCCTGAACAATCTCAAGCGCTGGTTGTCCCGGCGCGACGGCTCCTGGCTGGCCGAAGCCGAGGAGTTCGGCCTGCCGGCCCCGAAGGGCGTGCTCATCACGGGCGTTCCCGGCTGTGGAAAGTCGCTCACCGCGAAGGCGATGGCGGCGTCCTGGGGGCTTCCGCTGCTGCGCCTCGACATCGGCCGGATCTTCTCCGGGCTCGTCGGCTCGTCAGAGCAGAACCTCCGCACCGCCCTCGCCACCGCCGAGGCCGTTGCCCCGTGCATCCTCTGGGTGGACGAGATCGAAAAGGGCTTCTCCAACACCACCGGCAGCGGCGACTCCGGCACGACGGCCAGGGTCTTCGGCTACTTCCTCACCTGGATGCAGGAGAAGAAGCACCCGGTCTTCGTCGTCGCCACCGCCAACAACATCCAGTCGCTGCCGCCGGAGTTCATGCGCAAGGGCCGGTTCGACGAGATCTTCTTCGTCGACCTGCCCACCGCGGTGGAGCGCCGCGCCATCTGGACCATCCAGCTGGCCTCCAACGCCACCGCCGGCAACGGGCTCGCCAACGCCGGGCCATCCGTCGTCGACGAGCTCGTCACCGTGAGCGAGAACTACTCGGGCGCGGAGATCGAGCAAGCCGTGATCGTGGCGCTCTACGAGGCCTTCGCCGAGCGCCGGAAGGTCACCATCGGCGACCTCACCCAGGCGATCACCAACATGATCCCGCTGGCCGTGACCCAGTCCGAAGAGGTGCAGGCCATCCGCGCCTGGGCCGAGGTGCGCGCCGTGCGCGCGACGGGCAGCGAAGACATCGATCCGGACGAAGACGCTCTGGTCGGCGCCGTCGCCGGCGACAGCGCGGCGCTGTCCAACCGCCGCGGCGGTCGCACGGTCGACTTCTAA
- a CDS encoding helix-hairpin-helix domain-containing protein, whose amino-acid sequence MTTASSARTTGPSIFWRLVASSWLLLLLVPAGGLAWLAFGVLALVARRRAWGIVAAVYGVAAIVVQLPADPVGHILQGTLFLVVVLHGLILNQAWLLLLWGRRESGLTVFGNPAGGRPRAAARSRPRSQARVQAAAIPKEAEQLLGAGGTSRSDYLDDSAAAAPAPRRRATRAPAAPAALVDVNTANQRTLAKLTGMDRALAKAAVTERTKRGGFASLDDFAATAGLQPHEMVRLGSEAFCSSRPRTKRSFGRRVDY is encoded by the coding sequence ATGACAACCGCCTCATCCGCTCGCACGACAGGACCGTCGATCTTCTGGCGCCTCGTGGCGAGCTCGTGGCTGCTGCTCCTGCTCGTACCGGCCGGCGGTTTGGCCTGGCTCGCGTTCGGGGTGCTCGCCCTGGTGGCGAGGCGCCGCGCCTGGGGTATCGTCGCCGCGGTATACGGAGTGGCCGCGATCGTCGTGCAACTGCCCGCAGACCCCGTGGGCCACATCCTGCAGGGCACGCTCTTCCTCGTGGTGGTGTTGCACGGCCTGATCCTCAACCAGGCCTGGCTTCTGCTGCTCTGGGGCAGACGCGAGAGTGGCCTCACGGTTTTCGGAAACCCAGCCGGTGGGCGGCCGCGTGCCGCCGCACGCTCTCGCCCGCGCTCCCAAGCACGAGTTCAGGCGGCGGCGATCCCGAAGGAAGCGGAGCAGCTCCTCGGCGCCGGCGGCACCTCGCGCTCCGACTACCTCGACGACTCGGCCGCCGCCGCTCCTGCTCCTCGCCGGCGGGCGACACGCGCCCCCGCAGCCCCGGCCGCACTCGTCGACGTGAATACCGCGAATCAGCGCACCCTCGCCAAGCTCACCGGCATGGACCGTGCGCTGGCCAAGGCTGCGGTCACCGAGCGCACGAAACGGGGCGGCTTCGCCTCCCTCGATGACTTCGCCGCCACGGCGGGACTCCAGCCGCACGAAATGGTGCGTCTGGGCAGCGAGGCCTTCTGCTCATCGCGCCCGCGCACCAAGCGCAGCTTCGGTCGCCGCGTCGACTACTGA
- a CDS encoding 4Fe-4S single cluster domain-containing protein: MNLGTVEPAAKPGDSLRWSRFLPATAAEGPGLRSALWVQGCSVHCPGCFNPQLWAEIGGRLEDTAALADSFVADAQAAGVEGVTLLGGEPFDQAAALASVAEAFSAAGLTVMTFSGYPLDLLTAWSATRPDIARLLAATDLLIDGPYLRDQPDAVRPWLGSTNQGIRALTPAYADEVARIERGGGLDRLEIRIHPDGQIDVNGWADSAALEDLLHDLGRRHDRPLPERPRTKAKLA, from the coding sequence GTGAACCTCGGAACCGTCGAGCCCGCCGCGAAGCCGGGCGATTCCCTCCGCTGGTCGCGGTTCCTGCCCGCGACGGCCGCTGAGGGCCCTGGCCTGCGCTCGGCACTGTGGGTGCAGGGCTGCAGCGTGCACTGCCCCGGCTGCTTCAATCCGCAGCTCTGGGCGGAGATCGGCGGCAGGCTGGAGGACACGGCCGCTCTCGCCGACAGTTTTGTGGCGGATGCGCAGGCCGCCGGTGTCGAGGGCGTCACGCTGCTCGGCGGCGAACCCTTCGACCAGGCCGCGGCGCTCGCGTCGGTCGCTGAGGCCTTCAGCGCAGCCGGACTGACCGTGATGACCTTCTCCGGGTACCCCCTCGACCTGCTCACCGCCTGGTCGGCGACCCGCCCTGACATCGCCAGGCTGCTCGCCGCCACCGATCTTCTCATCGACGGGCCGTACCTGCGCGACCAGCCCGACGCCGTGCGCCCGTGGCTCGGGTCGACCAACCAGGGCATTCGCGCGCTCACGCCGGCCTATGCCGACGAGGTCGCCCGCATCGAACGGGGCGGCGGGCTCGACCGGCTGGAGATCCGCATCCACCCCGACGGTCAGATCGACGTGAACGGCTGGGCGGATTCCGCCGCCCTCGAAGACCTCCTGCACGACCTCGGCCGCCGGCACGACCGGCCCCTCCCTGAACGACCGCGCACGAAAGCGAAACTCGCATGA
- a CDS encoding nitroreductase family protein, with protein sequence MTLITDTHSRAADTTAPILPAMAERWSPRGFDPTAVIDEDTLTTVLEAARWAPSGNNNQPARFIVARRGSASFTKIHQHLMGFNQAWADKASVLILNIAEGDNPWAQYDLGQAVAHLTIQAQHEGLFSHQLGGIDRKGLADAFHLKPGQDAVTVTVLGVLGDAGDLTPELLEREIAPRTRKPLTEILLVND encoded by the coding sequence ATGACCCTCATCACCGACACCCACAGCCGCGCCGCCGACACGACAGCGCCGATCCTCCCCGCGATGGCCGAGCGTTGGAGCCCGCGCGGCTTCGACCCCACCGCCGTCATCGACGAGGACACCCTCACCACGGTTCTCGAGGCCGCCCGTTGGGCGCCGTCCGGCAACAACAACCAGCCGGCCCGCTTCATCGTCGCCCGCCGCGGCTCCGCGAGCTTCACCAAGATCCACCAGCACCTGATGGGCTTCAACCAGGCCTGGGCCGACAAGGCCTCGGTGCTGATCCTCAACATCGCCGAGGGTGACAACCCCTGGGCCCAGTACGACCTCGGCCAGGCCGTCGCGCACCTCACCATCCAGGCCCAGCACGAGGGCCTGTTCAGCCACCAGCTCGGCGGCATCGACCGCAAGGGCCTGGCCGACGCGTTCCACCTCAAGCCCGGCCAGGACGCCGTCACCGTGACCGTGCTCGGTGTGCTCGGCGACGCAGGCGACCTCACCCCCGAGCTGCTCGAGCGCGAGATCGCCCCGCGCACCCGCAAGCCGCTCACCGAGATCCTGCTCGTCAACGACTAA
- a CDS encoding LLM class flavin-dependent oxidoreductase, producing the protein MSSPKRLILNLFEMNCVSHITHGLWRLPDNNRHRFNDIEYWTELAKLLEAGGFDAVFLADVVGAYDVFRNGPETALREGLQIPSNDPLLVIPAMAAVTKHLGFGVTFSTSYEPPFAFARRMSTLDHLTKGRVGWNIVTSYLPNAARNFGLDGEIPHDLRYEIADEYLDVLYKLWEGSWDDDAVIRDTENNVYSDPGKVRYINHVGEHFSVAGPHLSEPSRQRTPVLFQATASKAGIDFAGRHSEVVFTGGPTAAKVLGGIQAMREAAVRNGRGAEDIKFIVQAGIVVGRTEEEAEEKLRAYRELASVEGRLAHASLPFDPTAHEPGTTVREALAAEGKQDVPGAAYLPLDQTVGEFLANIEESWDELFFVCGTPTTVADAIESWLDDVGIDGINLRQYHSFGTAQDFIELVVPELRARGRLRDAYVDGETLRERIFGGSPRLQEPHLATRYRGGANLARTPSREP; encoded by the coding sequence ATGAGCTCCCCGAAGCGGCTGATCCTCAACCTGTTCGAGATGAACTGCGTGAGCCACATCACGCACGGCCTCTGGCGCCTGCCCGACAACAATCGGCACCGCTTCAACGACATCGAGTACTGGACCGAGCTTGCGAAGCTTCTCGAGGCCGGCGGGTTCGACGCCGTGTTCCTCGCCGATGTGGTCGGCGCCTACGACGTCTTCCGCAACGGGCCGGAGACCGCCCTGCGAGAAGGACTCCAGATTCCGAGCAATGACCCGCTGCTGGTCATTCCCGCCATGGCCGCCGTCACGAAGCACCTCGGTTTCGGGGTGACCTTCTCCACCAGTTACGAACCGCCGTTCGCCTTCGCGCGGCGGATGAGCACCCTCGACCACCTCACCAAGGGCCGGGTCGGCTGGAACATCGTCACGTCGTACCTGCCCAATGCGGCCCGTAACTTCGGGCTCGACGGTGAGATCCCGCATGACCTGCGCTACGAGATCGCCGACGAGTACCTCGATGTGCTCTACAAGCTGTGGGAGGGCTCCTGGGACGACGATGCGGTGATCCGCGACACCGAGAACAACGTCTACTCCGACCCGGGCAAGGTGCGTTACATCAATCACGTCGGGGAGCATTTCAGCGTGGCAGGGCCGCACCTGTCCGAACCGTCCCGCCAGCGCACCCCGGTGCTCTTCCAGGCGACAGCCTCCAAGGCCGGCATCGACTTCGCCGGCCGGCACTCCGAGGTCGTCTTCACCGGCGGGCCGACGGCGGCGAAGGTGCTCGGGGGCATCCAGGCGATGCGGGAGGCCGCGGTGCGGAACGGACGCGGCGCAGAGGACATCAAGTTCATCGTGCAGGCCGGCATCGTGGTGGGCCGCACCGAGGAGGAGGCCGAGGAAAAACTGCGCGCCTACCGGGAACTCGCCAGCGTGGAGGGGCGCCTCGCCCACGCCAGCCTGCCGTTCGACCCCACGGCGCACGAGCCCGGCACCACCGTGCGCGAGGCGCTGGCCGCCGAGGGCAAGCAGGATGTGCCCGGCGCTGCCTACCTGCCCCTCGACCAGACCGTCGGCGAGTTCCTGGCCAACATCGAGGAGTCTTGGGATGAGCTGTTCTTCGTCTGCGGCACCCCGACCACGGTGGCCGACGCCATCGAGTCCTGGCTCGACGACGTCGGCATCGACGGTATCAACCTGCGCCAGTACCACTCCTTCGGCACGGCCCAGGATTTCATCGAACTGGTCGTGCCCGAGCTGCGCGCCCGCGGCCGGCTGCGCGACGCGTACGTGGACGGGGAGACTCTGCGCGAGCGGATCTTCGGCGGGTCGCCACGCCTACAGGAACCGCACCTGGCCACCCGCTACCGCGGTGGCGCGAACCTCGCCCGAACCCCCTCGCGCGAACCGTGA
- a CDS encoding DUF2997 domain-containing protein, with the protein MTDKQLIVQVRPDGTVHAETLGMHGKECLDYIAVLENMLDAETTESSFTDAYAQVAAEQETTAQNWDSTQ; encoded by the coding sequence ATGACAGACAAGCAGCTCATCGTGCAGGTGCGCCCCGACGGCACCGTGCACGCCGAAACTCTCGGCATGCACGGCAAGGAATGCCTCGACTACATTGCTGTGCTGGAGAACATGCTCGACGCGGAGACGACCGAGTCGTCCTTCACCGACGCGTACGCCCAGGTCGCCGCCGAGCAGGAGACCACGGCGCAGAACTGGGATAGCACCCAGTGA
- a CDS encoding LLM class flavin-dependent oxidoreductase gives MSSHRLELGFLSFVPNPYGPDQAARALEDGLRLFEHAEQLGFDIGWIRVRHFEEFPSSPLTFLSAASQRTKRIRLGTGVIPMRYEDPIRLAEDAATVDLLSGGRLELGVSSGIPQFAPILDSVFGESDRGFSAESQHRLGRLRQALAGTPVAHSGAGFMSIPADADLTVTPASAGLGDRLWYGPGTLASAIRTGEQGLDIHVSTLNAEETGASFAAGQAAQLRAYKEAFARATAGTGRAPRLAAGRIILPFIDPRDADDYAGFTTGYASRMHADGRPHDPSVNIRFDRVHSGEPARIIDGLLADEALAEVTELTLTLPAPGGIDAHLRTLDAVAEHIAPALGWTPVG, from the coding sequence ATGTCATCGCACCGCCTCGAGCTCGGTTTCCTGTCATTTGTTCCCAATCCGTATGGCCCGGACCAGGCCGCGCGGGCCCTCGAGGACGGGCTGCGATTGTTCGAGCACGCCGAGCAGCTCGGCTTCGACATCGGCTGGATCCGGGTGCGGCATTTCGAGGAGTTCCCGTCCAGCCCGCTCACCTTCCTGTCGGCCGCGAGCCAGCGCACCAAGCGAATCCGCCTGGGCACCGGCGTCATCCCGATGCGCTACGAAGACCCGATCCGCCTGGCCGAGGACGCGGCCACCGTGGACCTGCTCAGCGGCGGGCGCCTGGAGCTCGGTGTGAGCAGCGGCATCCCGCAGTTCGCGCCGATCCTCGACTCCGTCTTCGGCGAATCCGACCGCGGCTTCTCCGCCGAGTCGCAGCACCGGTTGGGCCGGTTGCGCCAGGCTTTGGCCGGCACCCCGGTCGCCCACAGTGGCGCGGGTTTCATGAGCATCCCCGCGGATGCCGACCTCACGGTGACGCCGGCGTCGGCTGGTCTGGGAGACCGGCTCTGGTACGGCCCCGGCACCCTGGCGAGCGCCATCCGCACCGGCGAGCAGGGCCTGGACATCCACGTATCCACCCTCAACGCCGAGGAGACCGGGGCCAGCTTCGCGGCCGGCCAGGCCGCCCAGTTGCGCGCCTATAAGGAGGCCTTCGCCCGCGCCACCGCCGGCACCGGCCGGGCGCCGCGGCTGGCGGCCGGGCGCATCATCCTGCCGTTCATCGATCCCCGCGACGCCGACGACTATGCCGGGTTCACCACCGGGTACGCCTCGCGGATGCACGCCGACGGCCGTCCGCACGACCCGTCGGTCAACATCCGCTTCGATAGGGTGCACAGCGGCGAACCGGCCCGCATCATCGACGGCTTGCTCGCCGACGAGGCCCTGGCCGAGGTGACCGAGCTCACCCTCACCCTGCCGGCGCCGGGCGGGATCGACGCGCACCTGCGCACGCTGGATGCCGTGGCGGAGCACATCGCGCCCGCCCTCGGCTGGACACCGGTGGGCTGA
- a CDS encoding zinc-dependent alcohol dehydrogenase family protein — protein sequence MRATVIYGERDVRLDEVPNPVLSTGGDAIVRVVAACVCGSDLWPYRGVTPTNEPHRIGHEFVGIVDEIGPDVSTVKVGDFVIAPFYDCDNTCVNCQNGVSTSCLNGGWWGSNDQLGGFADGAQGERVRVPHADGSLVATPVQPTDAQVPGLLTLADVMGTGHHAAVSAGVTTGSTVVVVGDGAVGLCAIIAAKRLGASRIVAMSRHADRQAVAREFGATDIVEERGDAGVERIHEMFDGVGADCVLECVGTQESMDQAIRSARPGGMVGYVGVPNGGAELPIKALFGRNVGVNGGVASVRAYVEELLPEVLSGAINPGRVFDLQLPLTEVAEAYAAMDERRAIKVLLRP from the coding sequence ATGCGTGCAACAGTTATTTATGGCGAGCGGGATGTCCGACTCGATGAAGTTCCCAACCCTGTCCTCTCCACCGGCGGCGACGCCATTGTGCGGGTCGTGGCGGCCTGCGTGTGCGGGTCGGACCTCTGGCCGTACCGCGGCGTGACGCCCACGAACGAACCGCACCGGATCGGCCACGAATTCGTCGGCATCGTCGACGAGATCGGTCCGGACGTCTCCACCGTCAAGGTCGGCGACTTCGTCATCGCGCCGTTCTACGACTGCGACAACACCTGCGTCAACTGTCAGAACGGCGTCAGCACCTCCTGCCTGAACGGCGGCTGGTGGGGCTCGAACGACCAGCTCGGCGGCTTCGCCGACGGCGCCCAGGGTGAGCGGGTGCGGGTTCCGCACGCCGACGGTTCGCTCGTGGCCACCCCCGTGCAGCCCACGGATGCCCAGGTCCCCGGCCTCCTCACCCTGGCCGATGTGATGGGCACCGGACACCACGCCGCCGTCTCGGCCGGCGTCACCACCGGCAGCACCGTTGTGGTGGTCGGCGACGGGGCCGTCGGCCTCTGCGCGATCATCGCCGCCAAGCGCCTCGGCGCCTCCCGCATCGTGGCCATGTCCCGGCACGCCGACCGTCAGGCCGTCGCTCGGGAGTTCGGCGCCACCGACATCGTAGAGGAGCGCGGCGATGCGGGCGTCGAGCGAATCCACGAGATGTTCGACGGCGTCGGCGCGGATTGCGTGCTCGAGTGCGTCGGCACGCAGGAGTCGATGGACCAGGCGATCCGCTCTGCCCGTCCCGGCGGCATGGTCGGCTACGTCGGCGTGCCGAACGGCGGCGCCGAGCTGCCGATCAAGGCCCTGTTCGGCCGCAACGTGGGCGTGAACGGCGGTGTCGCATCCGTGCGCGCGTACGTGGAAGAACTTCTGCCCGAGGTGCTCTCGGGAGCGATCAACCCCGGCCGGGTGTTCGACCTGCAGCTGCCCCTCACCGAGGTGGCCGAGGCCTACGCCGCCATGGACGAGCGCCGCGCCATCAAGGTGCTGCTGCGCCCGTAG
- a CDS encoding HAMP domain-containing sensor histidine kinase, producing MTQQPEWPVPGVVESRQREVIVLHVPFLAAVLVLLGFVLAGAPATFFEVGFQVGLGLTVLATLMGLFVPWERHGYAWLVIVPLIDVIVVAFFRDGVRDVFPAVSLLLVLPVLWLAYGFAWWALGLAMVGAIFVGAFPLIQTGTWPTDAVGWGSALLTPIIITVIAITTRIAANSLRAQQRRLVVVSAELRAALLETTDRQALFEAVMETVDAGIELYSPQGEVVLSNAAARALALRTDSATGAYGRDASLVFDVDRTTLVALDDQIAARALRGDLVASRIYWVGGDDDQSAIMASAGVVERESGYPLGTVVVATDVTPLVEAIAVRDDFLATVSHELRTPLTSIIGYLGLIDAEALGITMEVAVIERNAERLLSVIAHLLSATDGQPPIHRVDADLGQILRSCLDTAMPRAQTAGVTISARDDALVRAEVDPVAIEQVIDNLLTNAIKFAREHGTVTLSVDQEGEDAVLRVTDDGIGLSLEDQRQVFDRFFRARNSTELAIPGMGLGLAIVRAFVKAHQGTVEVNSVLGEGTTFTVRLPLRAAGAVPAAEPPVSELVAAP from the coding sequence GTGACGCAGCAGCCGGAGTGGCCAGTGCCTGGGGTCGTGGAATCGCGGCAGCGTGAGGTCATCGTCCTGCACGTACCGTTCCTGGCCGCCGTCCTGGTGCTGCTCGGCTTCGTTCTGGCCGGAGCCCCCGCCACGTTCTTCGAGGTGGGGTTCCAGGTGGGCCTTGGCCTCACCGTGCTGGCCACCCTGATGGGCCTGTTTGTGCCCTGGGAGCGCCACGGCTACGCCTGGCTGGTCATTGTGCCGCTCATCGACGTTATCGTGGTCGCCTTCTTCCGTGACGGCGTGCGCGACGTCTTCCCCGCCGTCAGCCTGCTCCTGGTGCTGCCGGTGTTGTGGCTGGCCTACGGGTTCGCCTGGTGGGCACTCGGCCTGGCCATGGTCGGGGCCATCTTCGTGGGCGCCTTCCCGTTGATCCAGACCGGCACCTGGCCCACGGATGCCGTGGGCTGGGGAAGCGCGCTGCTCACCCCCATCATCATCACGGTCATCGCCATCACCACCCGCATCGCGGCCAACAGCCTGCGCGCCCAACAACGCCGGTTGGTGGTGGTCTCCGCCGAACTGCGGGCCGCACTGCTCGAGACGACCGACCGGCAGGCCCTCTTCGAAGCCGTGATGGAGACCGTCGACGCCGGCATCGAGTTGTACAGCCCGCAGGGCGAAGTGGTGCTGAGCAACGCCGCCGCCCGCGCCCTGGCCCTGCGCACCGACTCGGCCACTGGCGCATACGGCCGGGACGCCTCCCTGGTCTTCGACGTGGACCGCACCACCCTCGTGGCCCTCGACGACCAGATCGCGGCCCGCGCGCTACGCGGCGACCTCGTGGCCAGCCGGATCTACTGGGTCGGCGGCGACGACGACCAGAGCGCCATCATGGCCTCGGCCGGCGTGGTGGAACGGGAATCCGGATACCCGCTGGGCACCGTGGTGGTGGCCACCGACGTCACCCCCCTGGTGGAGGCCATCGCCGTGCGCGACGACTTCCTCGCCACGGTGTCGCACGAATTGCGTACCCCGCTGACCTCCATCATCGGCTACCTCGGCCTCATCGACGCCGAGGCGCTGGGCATCACCATGGAGGTCGCCGTGATCGAACGGAACGCTGAACGCCTGTTGTCGGTGATCGCGCACCTGCTCAGCGCCACCGACGGACAGCCGCCGATCCACCGGGTCGATGCCGACCTCGGCCAGATCCTGCGCTCCTGCCTGGACACCGCGATGCCGCGCGCACAGACCGCCGGTGTCACCATCAGCGCCAGGGACGACGCGCTGGTGCGTGCCGAGGTCGACCCGGTGGCGATCGAGCAGGTCATCGACAACCTGCTCACCAATGCGATCAAGTTCGCCCGGGAGCACGGCACCGTCACCCTGAGCGTCGACCAGGAGGGCGAGGACGCCGTGCTGCGGGTGACCGACGACGGCATCGGGCTCAGCCTGGAAGACCAGCGCCAGGTGTTCGACAGGTTCTTCAGGGCCCGGAACTCCACCGAGCTCGCGATCCCCGGCATGGGCCTGGGACTGGCCATCGTGCGGGCGTTCGTGAAGGCGCACCAGGGCACGGTGGAGGTGAACAGCGTGCTCGGCGAAGGCACCACGTTCACCGTGCGGCTGCCGCTGCGCGCGGCGGGGGCTGTGCCTGCCGCCGAGCCGCCGGTGTCCGAGCTCGTCGCGGCACCGTAG
- a CDS encoding LLM class flavin-dependent oxidoreductase, with product MTSRRRELGFLSFVPNPYGPDHAARALDDGLRLFEHAEQLGFDIGWIRSRHFEEYPSSPLTFLAAASQRTRRIRLGTGVIPMRYEDPIRLAEDAATVDLLSGGRLELGVSSGIPQFAPILDPVFGVSGRGFANEAQHRLGRLRTALAGTAVARSGNGFMSIPSDTDLAVTPRAAGLANRVWYGPGTLAGATRTGEQGLNIQVSTLNSEETGASFAGGQAAQLRAYKRSFARATAGSGRTPRLAAGRIILPFCDPRDADAYAEFIHGYNARMQADGRPYTSSVPMRFDRVHSGEPARIVDGLLADEALNEVTEITVTLPSPGGLDAHLRTLDAVAAHIAPALGWTPAA from the coding sequence ATGACATCACGCCGACGTGAACTCGGTTTTCTGTCGTTCGTGCCGAACCCGTACGGCCCGGACCACGCCGCTCGTGCCCTCGACGACGGTCTGCGATTGTTCGAGCACGCTGAGCAGCTCGGCTTCGATATCGGCTGGATCCGGTCGCGGCACTTCGAGGAGTACCCGTCCAGTCCGCTCACGTTCCTGGCCGCCGCCAGCCAACGCACGCGCCGCATCCGCTTGGGCACCGGGGTCATCCCGATGCGCTACGAAGACCCGATCCGGCTGGCCGAGGATGCGGCGACAGTCGACCTGCTCAGCGGCGGCCGCCTGGAGCTGGGCGTGAGCAGCGGGATCCCCCAGTTCGCGCCCATCCTCGACCCGGTCTTCGGGGTGTCCGGCCGAGGATTCGCGAACGAGGCCCAGCACCGCCTGGGCCGCCTGCGCACCGCGCTGGCCGGCACCGCCGTTGCCCGCAGCGGGAACGGCTTCATGAGCATCCCGTCCGACACCGACCTCGCCGTGACCCCGCGCGCGGCCGGCCTGGCCAATCGAGTCTGGTACGGCCCCGGCACCCTCGCCGGCGCGACCCGCACGGGCGAACAGGGCCTGAACATCCAGGTCTCCACCCTCAACTCCGAGGAGACCGGGGCGTCGTTCGCGGGCGGCCAGGCCGCCCAGCTGCGGGCGTACAAACGGTCGTTCGCTCGCGCGACGGCGGGCTCGGGGCGCACTCCGCGGCTGGCCGCCGGCCGGATCATCCTGCCGTTCTGTGATCCACGGGACGCCGACGCCTACGCTGAATTCATCCACGGCTACAACGCCAGGATGCAGGCGGACGGACGGCCGTACACCTCCTCGGTTCCGATGCGCTTCGATCGGGTGCACAGCGGGGAGCCTGCCCGGATCGTCGACGGCCTGCTGGCCGATGAGGCACTGAACGAGGTCACCGAGATCACAGTCACCCTGCCGTCGCCCGGCGGCCTGGACGCGCACCTGCGCACCCTCGACGCCGTGGCCGCGCACATCGCACCGGCTCTGGGCTGGACCCCGGCCGCCTGA